Genomic DNA from uncultured Methanospirillum sp.:
TCTCAAGGATATCTTTTCTGAGCAATGGTTCTCCCCCGGTGAACTTCACCGACCTGATCCCAAGCCGCTCAGATGCAAGCAGGACCTCCCTGATATCCTCAAGTGACATCGGGTTCTCAGGCTTGCACTCACCTTCCCGATGACAGTATATACATTTGAGATTACACCCTGCGTTCAGACTGATACGGATGTTGCTGACCGGGCGCTGGTGATTATCCCGAACTGCCATCGGTCACCTGGTCTGTCTCTTCCTGATTGATCTCATCATAGAGATCATCCCGACCTGCGATGAAGTTGCGTGCTATGATGTAGACCTCAGCACTTCCTTTCCTGCTTGAATGGGTCTTGTGCGTAGTGACCCTGAAGAACTCCTCTTTCACCTTCCGGTAGATCCACTGGAAGTCTTCACCCTGGAACGACTTCATCACGAGGTTTCCGCCTGGACAGAGCACCTGTATGGCAAAGTCGAGTGCCATTTTGTTGAGATCTATTGCTCGTGCCTGGTCGTACGACTTGTGCCCTGATAGTTTAGGTGATGCATCGCAGACCACCAGGTTTACTTCAGGCAGGAGATCGAGAACCCGTGCAACAATTTTGGGTGTAGAAAAATCCCCGACCAGGGTCGTAACACCTTCAAGAGGCTGTATCGGATTCAGGTCAATTCCGACGATCAGTCCTGAAGTGTTCTCTTTCAGAACCTGAAGCCAGCTCCCTGGGGCTGCACCAAGATCAACTACGTTGTCCTGAGATCGCAACACAGCATTTTTTTGTAAAATTTCTTTTAACTTAAATGAAGCACGGGAACGATATCCCTGTTTCATTGCTTGCTGGTATACCTTGTCCCTACCCCATTGAGAACCCATAAGTCGCTCGTATCCACCTTATTCGTAAATATTGCTCAGACCAGCACTTATATGTGCGTCAAACTAATATTGTTAGAATAGTAGGGAGCGCAGATGCTGAAAGGAACAATAAACGCCGATACTTTTCGTGATTCTATCGACGCCGTCGCTGCTCTGGTGACCGAGTGCAGAATGCATTACTCTGAGCAGGAGGTATGGATCAGATCTGTCGATACCGCAAATGTTGCAATGGTTATCCTCACCCTCCAGCGCGAAGCGTTCAACACATACGAGGCTACACCGGGCGAACTTGGTCTTGACATCACAAAGATGAAGAACATCTTCACCATGATGGGAAAGGCAAGCGAAGTAAGCCTGGATTACCCTGACGGGGCTAACAAGATAGAAGTCAGGTTTGAAGGATATCACTACGCCATCACGCTGCTTGACACCAGCACCATCAAGAAAGACCCAAACTCTCCGGGTATTGAGCTCCCCGGTGTGGTTACTGTGGCGGGTGCTGACCTCTATAATACCATCAAGTCGGCTGCAGTTGTTTCAGACAAGATGTGGCTTGGAATAAACCCTGACAAAAAGGTCTTCTATATCATAGCCGAAGGCGACAGCGATCATATCGAACGTGAGTTCACTGCCGATGAGATGATCTCCTGTAACTTTTCACAGGCACGCTCCCTCTTCTCCATCGATTACCTCAA
This window encodes:
- a CDS encoding RlmE family RNA methyltransferase, which gives rise to MGSQWGRDKVYQQAMKQGYRSRASFKLKEILQKNAVLRSQDNVVDLGAAPGSWLQVLKENTSGLIVGIDLNPIQPLEGVTTLVGDFSTPKIVARVLDLLPEVNLVVCDASPKLSGHKSYDQARAIDLNKMALDFAIQVLCPGGNLVMKSFQGEDFQWIYRKVKEEFFRVTTHKTHSSRKGSAEVYIIARNFIAGRDDLYDEINQEETDQVTDGSSG
- a CDS encoding DNA polymerase sliding clamp; translated protein: MLKGTINADTFRDSIDAVAALVTECRMHYSEQEVWIRSVDTANVAMVILTLQREAFNTYEATPGELGLDITKMKNIFTMMGKASEVSLDYPDGANKIEVRFEGYHYAITLLDTSTIKKDPNSPGIELPGVVTVAGADLYNTIKSAAVVSDKMWLGINPDKKVFYIIAEGDSDHIEREFTADEMISCNFSQARSLFSIDYLKDMGKVMSHAAEVTIHLGSDHPVKFSFDIAGGKGHVEYLLAPRIEAD